In Helianthus annuus cultivar XRQ/B chromosome 3, HanXRQr2.0-SUNRISE, whole genome shotgun sequence, a single window of DNA contains:
- the LOC110919077 gene encoding uncharacterized protein LOC110919077, giving the protein MTDDGRKEELQSSSDKTAKNLHPAYSVTNVQSKIRTLDGTKVTYTSWVKLFRLHAVAYQVLDHIDNTSPPIETAPEYQSWKELDALVLQWILNTVSDNLLPRVMDNTTTARQAWLKLEKIYLSNKKARAGALETKFCNLTLASCSNLDEYCERLKDLANQLEDVDHPVTEERLVLQLVWGLPAEYDTTAALINANNADWDLARSMLEDEVIRQEARQKNTHSVHVATAPQQQPSQPYNPSTGSQIYNPSPQPYSNCPRG; this is encoded by the coding sequence ATGACAGACGACGGCAGAAAAGAGGAACTCCAGTCCTCTTCCGATAAAACAGCCAAGAACCTGCACCCTGCATATTCTGTCACAAACGTTCAATCCAAGATACGTACCCTTGATGGTACTAAGGTCACGTATACCTCTTGGGTTAAATTATTTCGCCTTCATGCGGTCGCCTATCAAGTGCTTGATCACATTGATAATACCTCACCACCGATTGAAACCGCACCCGAGTATCAGTCCTGGAAAGAACTTGACGCTTTGGTTCTTCAATGGATACTCAACACTGTTTCTGATAACCTACTGCCCCGGGTCATGGATAACACAACTACTGCTCGTCAGGCCTGGCTAAAACTGGAGAAGATATACCTCAGTAATAAGAAGGCAAGGGCTGGAGCACTTGAAACTAAATTCTGCAATCTGACTTTGGCTTCCTGTTCGAACCTGGATGAATACTGTGAACGCCTTAAAGATCTTGCAAATCAGTTAGAAGATGTGGACCACCCGGTTACTGAAGAACGGTTGGTGCTCCAGCTTGTTTGGGGGCTGCCCGCGGAGTATGACACGACCGCCGCCCTTATCAATGCCAACAATGCTGATTGGGATCTGGCTAGAAGTATGTTGGAGGATGAAGTTATTAGACAAGAAGCTCGTCAAAAGAACACCCATTCTGTCCATGTTGCCACCGCCCCACAACAACAGCCGTCCCAACCCTACAACCCTTCGACTGGCTCTCAAATCTACAACCCATCACCACAGCCGTATTCTAATTGTCCTCGTGGCTGA